A single region of the Nakaseomyces glabratus chromosome D, complete sequence genome encodes:
- the UGA1 gene encoding 4-aminobutyrate transaminase (CAGL0D04026g~Ortholog(s) have 4-aminobutyrate transaminase activity, pyridoxal phosphate binding activity and role in cellular amide catabolic process, gamma-aminobutyric acid catabolic process, glutamate metabolic process), whose amino-acid sequence MPSPAEQYYPSEPKAPIIKTPEVPGPESKKRLAELNDLYDCRPAAFMADYEKSIGNYITDVDGNVMLDVYAQIASIALGYNNPALIEATKTPEMIRALVDRPSLCSFPPTDLEKSLNQLLKFAPKGQNRIWCGLSGTDANELAFKAAFIYYKSMQRGYDAEFTAEEEESVMNNEEPGAPHLSILSFKKAFHGRLFAAASVTNSKAVHKLDFPQFHWPHAEFPDYKYPLHEHEEENRKEDERCLANAEKIINTWETPIAAVIIEPVQAEGGDNHASKYLLQGLRDLTLKYGIVYIIDEVQTGVGATGKLWCHEHADIQPPPDIVTFAKKFQTCGYFFHEPKIVPNKPSRQFNTWCGDPARMLIGGAIGQEITDKKLVEQCSRVGDYLFGKLEELQKQYPKKLLRLRGKNRGTFIAWDLETGEERDAFLKKMRANGVNIGGCANSTVRLRPTLTFEEKHADILIDVLKKVLQE is encoded by the coding sequence ATGCCATCTCCAGCTGAACAATACTACCCATCGGAACCAAAGGCTCCGATTATCAAGACCCCAGAAGTCCCAGGCCCTGAGAGTAAGAAGAGGCTAGCTGAATTAAATGACCTTTACGATTGTAGACCGGCCGCATTTATGGCTGACTATGAGAAATCCATCGGTAATTATATTACCGATGTGGATGGCAATGTGATGCTAGATGTGTACGCCCAAATTGCCTCTATTGCATTGGGTTACAACAACCCTGCCTTAATTGAGGCCACAAAGACACCAGAGATGATCAGAGCTCTAGTTGACCGTCCATCACTGTGCTCATTCCCTCCAACAGACTTGGAGAAGAGCTTGAATCAGCTCTTGAAGTTTGCTCCCAAGGGCCAAAACCGCATTTGGTGTGGTTTGAGTGGTACAGATGCTAATGAATTGGCCTTTAAGGCTGCTTTCATCTACTACAAGAGCATGCAGAGAGGGTATGACGCAGAATTTACCGCcgaggaagaagaaagtgtCATGAACAATGAGGAGCCAGGTGCACCCCACTTGTCTATTCTATCCTTCAAAAAAGCTTTCCATGGGAGACTTTTTGCGGCTGCATCAGTGACTAACTCCAAGGCTGTGCACAAGCTGGACTTCCCACAGTTCCATTGGCCTCACGCCGAGTTCCCTGACTATAAGTACCCTCTCCATGAGCATGAAGAGGAAAACCGTAAGGAAGACGAGCGCTGCTTGGCCAATGCGGAAAAGATAATCAACACTTGGGAGACCCCAATTGCTGCTGTGATCATTGAGCCAGTCCAAGCTGAAGGTGGTGATAACCATGCTTCAAAATACCTTCTACAAGGACTAAGAGATTTAACCTTGAAATATGGTATTGTATACATCATCGATGAGGTACAAACAGGTGTAGGTGCCACTGGTAAATTATGGTGTCACGAACATGCCGATATTCAACCACCACCAGATATTGTGACTTTTGCTAAGAAGTTCCAGACATGTGGATACTTCTTCCATGAGCCAAAGATTGTTCCTAACAAGCCATCGAGACAATTTAACACCTGGTGTGGTGATCCAGCTAGAATGTTAATTGGTGGGGCCATTGGTCAAGAAATCACTGACAAAAAATTGGTTGAGCAATGCTCTAGGGTTGGTGATTATCTGTTTGGTAAACTTGAAGAGCTACAGAAGCAATACCCAAAGAAACTTTTAAGACTAAGAGGTAAAAACAGAGGTACCTTCATCGCCTGGGATTTAGAAACCGGTGAGGAAAGAGATgctttcttgaagaagatgagggCAAATGGTGTGAACATTGGCGGTTGTGCTAATTCAACAGTCAGACTAAGACCAACTTTgacttttgaagaaaaacaCGCTGACATCCTCATTGAtgttttgaagaaagttcTACAAGAGTGA
- the VMA7 gene encoding H(+)-transporting V1 sector ATPase subunit F (CAGL0D04048g~Ortholog(s) have role in cellular metal ion homeostasis, cellular response to biotic stimulus and cellular response to starvation, more) produces MADKRTLLAVIADEDTTTGLLLAGVGQITPDTQEKNFFVFQEGKTTREEVGEMFDKFTEERNDIAILLINQHIAELIRSRVDSYTKPFPAILEIPSKDHPYDPEKDSVLKRVRKLFGE; encoded by the coding sequence ATGGCTGATAAACGTACTTTGCTAGCTGTGATAGCGGATGAAGACACTACAACGGGCCTGCTACTTGCAGGTGTTGGCCAGATAACTCCAGACACTCAAGAGAAgaatttctttgttttccaAGAAGGTAAGACGACTAGAGAAGAAGTAGGAGAAATGTTTGATAAATTTACAGAGGAAAGAAACGACATAGCTATTCTATTGATCAATCAACATATTGCTGAACTAATACGGTCCAGAGTCGATTCATATACAAAACCCTTCCCAGCTATACTAGAAATTCCATCTAAGGACCATCCATATGACCCTGAAAAGGACTCTGTATTGAAAAGGGTCAGAAAGCTATTTGGTGAGTAA
- the DPC29 gene encoding post-initiation translation factor DPC29 (CAGL0D04070g~Ortholog(s) have mitochondrion localization) encodes MLRCSTSRVLSVLESPCASRLPTRTFSHARVMLSGHNKWSTIKHDKAKNDAEKNKLINKFASQVTIAVKSGGSGDPAMNIRLQSAIDLAFKNNVPKKVIEGAINRGLGIGGEKNSSEVCVYEGIGPGGVAYVVECLTDNKNRSIALVRSAFNKIGGSMTPTLYFFERKGYLVVESPKELTSEDDVLDAVLEIDGVEDIKLVEEEESNVSDTDEEPGAKYDVITEVQMNNKAANAFKEKGFKIHEMGLEYIPNPDTTVQVTDEEVLAKIEKLTNTLEELDDVTSVYTNISE; translated from the coding sequence ATGTTACGTTGTTCAACAAGTAGAGTGCTGTCGGTGTTAGAAAGCCCCTGTGCCTCCCGTCTTCCAACTAGAACATTTAGTCATGCACGGGTTATGCTCTCCGGTCACAACAAATGGTCCACTATTAAGCATGACAAGGCCAAGAACGATGCTGAGAAGAAcaaattgatcaacaaATTTGCGAGCCAAGTTACCATTGCAGTTAAGAGTGGTGGAAGCGGTGACCCGGCCATGAATATCAGGCTGCAGTCTGCCATTGACCTTGCATTTAAAAACAATGTTCCTAAGAAAGTCATTGAAGGTGCAATTAACAGGGGTCTGGGTATTGGTGGTGAGAAGAACTCCTCAGAAGTGTGTGTCTACGAGGGTATAGGGCCTGGAGGGGTTGCCTACGTGGTAGAATGTCTCACGGATAACAAGAACAGAAGCATCGCCCTGGTGAGGTCTGCGTTCAACAAGATTGGGGGGTCGATGACTCCCACACTTTACTTTTTTGAGAGGAAAGGTTATCTGGTCGTTGAATCGCCTAAAGAGTTGACTTCTGAGGATGACGTACTGGACGCGGTGCTTGAGATAGACGGTGTTGAAGATATCAAGCTGGTGGAAGAAGAGGAGAGCAATGTGAGCGACACAGACGAGGAACCAGGAGCCAAATACGATGTTATCACGGAGGTCCAGATGAACAACAAAGCAGCGAACGCGTTCAAGGAGAAAGGTTTCAAGATACATGAGATGGGCCTCGAATACATCCCAAATCCGGATACAACAGTGCAGGTCACAGACGAAGAAGTGCTAGCAAAGATCGAAAAGCTGACAAATACCCTCGAAGAGCTGGATGACGTTACATCCGTCTACACCAACATCTCAGAGTAA
- the DOG2 gene encoding 2-deoxyglucose-6-phosphatase (CAGL0D04092g~2-deoxyglucose-6-phosphate phosphatase): MTVKKDNQFSVDVCLFDLDGTIVSTTVAAESAWRMLCAKEGVDPEELFKFSHGVRTSEVLAKFFPNIDNTDNKMTRELELSMANNFLDTVSLIPGAKDLLLTLDKDTARQGAKFNERKWAIVTSGSPDLAFSWFKTILKEVGKPDVFITAFDVTKGKPDPEGYAKAKKLLCERLQYESASATSVVFEDAPAGIKAGKAMGAITVGITSTYDLQTLIDAGADYVVKDLTQVEVLKNTEGDQITLEIENPLNQ, translated from the coding sequence ATGACAGTCAAGAAGGACAACCAGTTCAGTGTAGATGTGTGTCTGTTTGATCTAGACGGCACTATCGTAAGTACCACAGTGGCAGCTGAGTCTGCATGGAGGATGCTATGTGCGAAAGAAGGAGTTGATCCCGAGGAGCTATTCAAATTCTCTCATGGTGTCAGAACATCTGAGGTGCTTGCTAAGTTTTTCCCAAACATCGACAACACAGACAATAAGATGACTAGAGAGCTGGAGTTGTCTATGGCAAACAATTTCTTGGATACGGTGAGCTTGATTCCCGGTGCCAAAGACCTTCTGTTGACCCTTGACAAGGATACAGCACGCCAAGGAGCCAAGTTCAACGAAAGGAAGTGGGCAATTGTCACTTCGGGTTCCCCAGATTTGGCCTTTTCTTGGTTCAAGACCATCTTGAAAGAGGTTGGTAAGCCAGACGTGTTTATTACTGCTTTTGATGTGACAAAAGGTAAGCCCGACCCAGAAGGGTACGCCAAGGCCAAGAAGCTTCTGTGTGAAAGACTGCAATACGAGAGCGCTAGTGCGACATCAGTGGTCTTTGAAGATGCACCAGCTGGTATAAAAGCAGGTAAGGCAATGGGCGCAATAACTGTAGGGATTACGTCTACTTACGATCTGCAAACGTTGATTGATGCTGGTGCTGACTATGTGGTTAAGGACTTGACTCAAGTTGaagttttgaagaatacaGAAGGTGATCAAATTACATTAGAGATTGAAAATCCTCTAAATCAATGA
- the NCP1 gene encoding NADPH--hemoprotein reductase (CAGL0D04114g~Ortholog(s) have NADPH-hemoprotein reductase activity, electron transfer activity, role in cellular response to drug, ergosterol biosynthetic process and endoplasmic reticulum, mitochondrial outer membrane localization) codes for MDKTDLLVLIGLTLVVVLYLKRETIKSFISELLFAEEDSATTVSTSSRDIAEVVNEHGKNYVVFYASQTGTAEDYAKKFAKELTAKFGLNVMCADVEYFDFETLNDLPDGCVVSFFVSTYGEGDFPDGAVHLEDFLSNCGTTDLENVNFTIFGLGNCTYEFFNGASRKCNKYLLEAGAKQIGAAGEGDDGSGSTDEDYLAWKDAILEELKSKLKLDERQEKFVPSFKLETLETVTEKTSLGEPSLQYLPANKLSFNDEGVQLGPFDLSQPYVAPVAKSYELFKSGDRNCIHSEIDVSGSNIKYTTGDHLAIWPSNANEKVEQFLQLFNLKGDTIFNLKPLDSTIKVPFPCPTTIEATVRHYLEITGPVSRQSFGSLIQFAPNEEIKQKLTALAKDKDLFAKEITAKCYNLADALLYVSNGQPWSTVPWEFLIEAMAHIQPRYYSISSSSLSEKQTIHITSVVENSPNPVDPSLPPVVGVATNLLRNVQLAKNNEDTSSMPVHYDLNGPRNLFQGYKLPVHVRRSTFRLPTNPSTPVIMIGPGTGVAPFRGFVRERVKFVEQQENVQLGKHLLFYGSRNTDDYLYREEWPEYAKKLGASFEMIVGHSRIPGQPKVYVQDKIREHAQEVLKLIHEGAFLYICGDAKNMAQGVNAALVDILSEDKKITKEEASEMIKMLKTTGRFQEDVW; via the coding sequence ATGGATAAGACTGATCTGCTTGTTCTTATCGGGTTGACGCTAGTTGTGGTTCTCTACCTGAAGAGGGAGACCATCAAGTCGTTTATCAGCGAGCTGCTGTTTGCGGAGGAGGACAGTGCTACAACTGTTTCTACATCCTCTCGTGATATTGCTGAAGTTGTCAATGAGCATGGCAAGAACTACGTTGTGTTCTACGCTTCGCAGACTGGTACTGCTGAAGACTATGCCAAGAAGTTTGCCAAGGAGTTGACCGCTAAGTTTGGTCTGAATGTTATGTGTGCCGATGTCGAGTACTTCGACTTCGAAACTCTGAATGATCTGCCTGATGGCTGTGTGGTGTCTTTCTTTGTGTCTACTTATGGTGAAGGTGACTTCCCAGACGGTGCTGTCCACCTCGAGGACTTCTTGTCCAACTGTGGCACCACCGACTTGGAAAACGTGAACTTTACTATCTTCGGTTTGGGTAACTGCACTTACGAGTTCTTCAACGGTGCTTCCAGAAAGTGTAACAAGTACTTGCTGGAGGCCGGTGCCAAACAGATCGGTGCCGCTGGTGAAGGTGACGACGGTTCTGGCTCCACTGACGAGGACTACTTGGCTTGGAAAGACGCAATCCTGGAAGAATTGAAGAGCAAACTGAAACTGGACGAACGTCAAGAGAAGTTTGTGCCTTCTTTCAAGTTGGAGACCTTGGAAACTGTCACTGAGAAGACCTCCCTCGGTGAGCCCTCTTTGCAATACTTGCCTGCTAACAAGCTCTCTTTCAACGACGAAGGTGTCCAATTGGGCCCATTCGACCTGTCCCAACCATACGTTGCCCCTGTCGCCAAGTCCTACGAGTTGTTCAAGTCCGGCGACCGTAACTGTATCCACTCCGAAATCGATGTCTCTGGCTCCAACATTAAGTACACCACCGGTGATCACTTGGCTATCTGGCCATCCAACGCCAACGAAAAGGTAGAACAATTCTTGCAACTGTTCAACTTGAAAGGTGACACCATCTTCAACTTGAAACCTCTTGACTCTACCATTAAGGTCCCATTCCCTTGCCCAACTACCATCGAAGCCACTGTCAGACACTACTTGGAAATCACCGGCCCTGTCTCTAGACAATCCTTCGGCTCTTTGATCCAATTTGCTCCAAACgaagaaatcaaacagAAGCTGACCGCTTTGGCCAAGGACAAGGACCTTTTCGCCAAAGAAATCACTGCCAAATGTTACAACCTTGCTGATGCCTTGCTATACGTCTCCAACGGCCAACCATGGTCCACTGTCCCATGGGAATTCTTGATTGAAGCTATGGCTCACATCCAACCTCGTTACTACTCTATctcctcttcttccttgTCCGAAAAGCAAACCATCCACATTACCTCTGTTGTTGAAAACTCTCCAAACCCTGTTGACCCATCTCTACCACCAGTTGTAGGTGTTGCTACCAACTTGCTGAGAAACGTGCAACTTGCCAAGAACAACGAAGATACTTCCTCTATGCCTGTCCACTACGATCTAAACGGTCCTCGTAACCTATTCCAAGGCTACAAGCTTCCTGTCCACGTCCGTCGTTCCACTTTCAGATTGCCAACCAACCCATCTACCCCAGTCATCATGATTGGTCCAGGTACTGGTGTCGCCCCATTCCGTGGTTTCGTCAGGGAAAGAGTTAAGTTCGTTGAGCAACAAGAAAACGTCCAACTTGGTAAGCATTTATTGTTCTATGGTTCCCGTAACACTGACGACTACCTATACAGAGAAGAATGGCCAGAATATGCTAAGAAGCTTGGTGCCTCCTTTGAGATGATTGTGGGCCATTCCAGAATCCCAGGTCAACCAAAGGTCTACGTCCAGGACAAGATCAGAGAACACGCACAGGAAGTTTTGAAGCTGATTCATGAAGGTGCTTTCTTATACATTTGTGGTGATGCTAAGAACATGGCTCAAGGTGTCAACGCTGCACTAGTCGATATTCTGTCTGAAGACAAGAAGATCACAAAGGAAGAAGCTTCTGAAATGATAAAGATGTTGAAGACTACCGGCAGATTCCAAGAAGATGTGTGGTAA
- the SRB2 gene encoding Srb2p (CAGL0D04136g~Has domain(s) with predicted RNA polymerase II transcription cofactor activity, role in regulation of transcription from RNA polymerase II promoter and mediator complex localization), translating to MSSAVIFVESATPGTLTEFKDLLAKQLLEVRETWSLEFRTYRTLVKDFPSREKLLYSLTFPHHDKKTVLIRNSLAWVLGTAEIPDNLQTCSTGLSESIDQLLASKLSNMWAQRQVIRGDAGQTLLITGDVTVRIINLFAATGFKGLLIELDNLQSATSLANITDLLNEMKVKVFKVASAPGLKSEDVEVVDSSSTMESGNEALFTLAKQYIEVLE from the exons ATGTCTAGTGC AGTGATATTTGTTGAGAGTGCTACGCCGGGGACTCTTACTGAGTTCAAGGACCTGCTTGCGAAGCAGCTCTTGGAAGTGCGGGAGACGTGGTCGCTGGAGTTCAGGACCTATAGGACGCTGGTGAAGGACTTCCCCTCGAGGGAGAAGCTGCTTTACTCGCTGACGTTCCCGCACCACGACAAGAAGACGGTGCTCATCAGGAACTCGCTGGCGTGGGTGCTGGGCACCGCTGAGATACCGGACAACTTGCAGACTTGCTCCACGGGGCTCTCGGAGTCCATTGACCAGTTGCTCGCGAGCAAGCTGTCGAATATGTGGGCACAGCGCCAGGTGATACGGGGCGACGCAGGGCAGACGCTGCTCATCACGGGAGATGTGACCGTGAGGATAATTAACCTGTTTGCAGCAACGGGGTTCAAGGGGCTGCTGATCGAGCTGGATAACTTGCAGTCTGCAACTTCCCTGGCTAACATCACAGACCTGTTGAACGAGATGAAAGTTAAGGTCTTCAAAGTCGCAAGTGCGCCTGGATTAAAGAGCGAAGATGTTGAAGTGGTCGACAGCAGTAGCACGATGGAGTCGGGTAACGAGGCCCTGTTTACTTTGGCTAAACAGTATATAGAAGTTCTGGAGTAA
- the RSM25 gene encoding mitochondrial 37S ribosomal protein mS23 (CAGL0D04158g~Ortholog(s) have structural constituent of ribosome activity and mitochondrial small ribosomal subunit localization), whose product MKIQTNAVNVLERTSAYLRTGVIKETPAWYNVVASIPPVTKFTREPHKINPSTDKKVSELKDPDLESVNRNGLYKTRFNALERKVANKQIYKPPKLVYLEDKIRTLFYKQHPWELARPKIVSENEINTNPDWKNMLQLGQPLDGENVVQRTLYLLKTKEQSNITDAYDQARLEFYRLRMQQELEEQVAAEEAEMFGSVFGPSTIEHGVTKEQQVIEKWKRDAELQSELLSAKKENASKAAGDASAVSSEKQVEDDVVNFDESTDADQEVLHF is encoded by the coding sequence ATGAAAATACAGACCAATGCAGTTAATGTTCTGGAGAGAACATCTGCTTATCTCAGGACGGGTGTGATAAAGGAGACCCCGGCGTGGTACAATGTTGTTGCGTCTATCCCACCCGTTACGAAGTTTACCAGAGAGCCACATAAGATAAATCCAAGTACTGACAAGAAAGTGAGTGAACTAAAAGATCCTGATCTCGAGAGTGTGAACCGCAATGGCCTTTACAAGACCAGATTTAATGCATTGGAAAGAAAAGTTGCCAATAAGCAGATATATAAGCCTCCAAAGCTAGTTTATCTGGAGGACAAAATAAGAACGCTATTCTACAAGCAACATCCATGGGAACTTGCCAGACCGAAAATAGTCTCCGAGAATGAGATCAACACAAATCCAGATTGGAAGAATATGCTACAGTTAGGCCAACCACTTGATGGAGAAAACGTTGTTCAGAGGACTTTGTACTTGCTGAAAACGAAAGAGCAAAGCAATATCACGGATGCATATGACCAAGCGCGCCTGGAGTTCTACAGACTTCGGATGCAGCAAGAATTGGAAGAGCAAGTGGcagcagaagaagcagagaTGTTTGGCTCGGTCTTTGGCCCATCAACTATCGAGCACGGTGTTACCAAAGAACAACAAGTCATTGAGAAGTGGAAGCGTGATGCAGAACTCCAATCAGAGCTCCTATCAGCCAAGAAGGAGAATGCATCAAAGGCAGCCGGTGATGCTTCTGCTGTATCGTCTGAAAAACAAGTAGAAGATGATGTAGTTAACTTTGATGAATCCACAGACGCTGATCAAGAAGTGCTTCATTTCTGA
- the UTP25 gene encoding rRNA-binding ribosome biosynthesis protein UTP25 (CAGL0D04180g~Ortholog(s) have U3 snoRNA binding, rRNA binding activity, role in maturation of SSU-rRNA from tricistronic rRNA transcript (SSU-rRNA, 5.8S rRNA, LSU-rRNA) and nucleolus, small-subunit processome localization) produces the protein MDKRGRKELRSIRRAKRTKIEPEADAGVESSGSVLEAGPAVEEKVQDDGEKEDDKEQVYNALLTILKSEHKEDKVKTHRDHDEEESEAEEEEQAEDQYNDAFADGESDDEDDDEDEQAQEQEEIESDDEEKDPFDTHFNGEEAAKHGEALGNALKDNKLRYKSIKLKVGSADEDQVQEDAIFSVPYIEGETPKIEDPKLKCSLSSYFLKKRLRIQNNLLDTESNALTDLQRKIVDPMMQYKDILYEYDTYGKDEDEYRDLYTLHVLNHVYKTRDKIIKNNQKLQDNPDSEFLDQGFTRPKVLIIAPTRDSAYQIVTKLIEKSGLDQVDKKGKFRDQFYDPSFPPSSKPKSFQHIFKGNTNDYFVLGVKFTRKAIKLYSNFYQSDIIVCSPLGLQMIVENTDKKKRQDDFLSSVEVTIIDQFHSIEYQNYTHLFTIFDHLNKIPQEQHDADFSRIRMWYINDQAKFFRQTMIFTKYISPVANSLLNIKCRNLEGRWKNHKIVSSEDSSVGTVGLKVRQIFQRFNVLGNSVADEPDYRFKFFTSVVISNITKSTGYDDGTLIYIPEYSDYVRVRNYMKEKTSILFGDINEYSEQRSLTSNRTLFNQGRLKVLLYTERLHHFRRYELKGVKNVVFYKPPSDPEFYKEVVRYIGKTVFLGDADLNISTVRCCYSKLDGLALEKIVGTKRTGVLTHGQNETYEFK, from the coding sequence ATGGATAAGAGAGGTAGGAAGGAACTCAGGAGCATACGCCGTGCCAAGCGGACGAAGATAGAGCCTGAAGCGGATGCTGGAGTAGAATCTTCGGGTTCGGTATTGGAAGCTGGACCAGCTGTTGAGGAGAAGGTGCAGGATGATGGGGAGAAGGAGGACGACAAGGAGCAAGTATACAATGCTCTTCTGACCATCTTGAAGTCTGAGCACAAGGAAGATAAGGTGAAGACTCACAGGGATCATGACGAGGAAGAAAGTGAggcagaagaagaggaacaGGCTGAGGACCAGTATAACGATGCGTTTGCGGATGGAGAGAGTGACGATGAGGATgacgatgaggatgagCAAGCGCAAGAGCAAGAGGAAATTGAGTCCGACGATGAGGAGAAGGATCCGTTTGATACACATTTCAATGGTGAGGAGGCTGCTAAACATGGTGAAGCATTGGGCAATGCATTGAAGGACAACAAACTGCGTTATAAATCGATAAAGCTGAAGGTTGGATCCGCTGATGAAGatcaagttcaagaagatgCTATATTTTCTGTGCCGTACATAGAAGGAGAAACACCCAAGATCGAGGATCCCAAGCTGAAGTGCTCCCTAAGTTCgtatttcttgaagaagcGGTTGCGTATACAGAACAACTTGCTGGACACTGAGTCAAATGCGTTGACAGATCTACAGCGCAAAATCGTCGACCCAATGATGCAGTACAAAGATATTCTTTACGAGTACGACACATATGGCAAGGACGAAGATGAGTATAGAGATCTCTATACATTACACGTTCTAAACCATGTTTACAAGACTAGAGataaaatcatcaaaaataatcaGAAATTACAGGATAATCCAGATTCAGAGTTTCTCGATCAAGGTTTCACCAGGCCAAAGGTTTTAATCATAGCACCAACAAGAGACTCAGCATATCAAATAGTAACAAAGCTCATTGAGAAATCTGGTCTAGATCAAGTGGACAAGAAGGGTAAATTTAGAGATCAATTCTATGATCCTTCATTCCCACCTAGTTCTAAGCCAAAATCCTTCCAGCATATATTCAAAGGTAACACCAACGATTACTTTGTTCTAGGTGTCAAATTCACGAGAAAAGCTATTAAGCTTTACAGTAACTTCTACCAATCTGATATTATCGTCTGTTCTCCATTAGGGCTTCAAATGATAGTTGAGAACACAGATAAGAAAAAGAGGCAAGATGACTTCTTATCATCGGTGGAAGTGACCATTATAGACCAATTTCATTCCATAGAATACCAAAACTACACACATTTGTTCACAATATTCGACCACCTAAACAAAATCCCACAAGAGCAACATGATGCGGATTTCAGTAGAATAAGAATGTGGTATATCAATGACCAAGCGAAATTCTTCAGACAGACCATGATATTTACGAAATACATATCACCTGTGGCCAATTCTCTATTGAACATCAAGTGTAGAAACTTGGAAGGAAGATGGAAGAACCATAAGATTGTGTCTTCTGAGGACTCAAGCGTAGGGACTGTAGGTCTTAAGGTCAGGCAAATTTTCCAGAGATTCAATGTGCTTGGCAACTCAGTGGCAGATGAACCAGACTATAGattcaagttcttcacCAGTGTGGTCATATCGAACATTACCAAGTCCACGGGATACGATGATGGTACCCTGATATACATCCCAGAATACAGTGATTATGTCAGAGTAAGGAACTACATGAAGGAGAAGACAAGTATCTTATTTGGAGACATTAATGAGTACTCTGAACAAAGATCTTTAACCAGTAACAGAACTCTGTTCAACCAGGGACGTCTAAAAGTTCTACTATATACCGAAAGATTGCACCACTTCAGAAGATACGAATTGAAGGGGGTCAAAAACGTTGTATTCTACAAGCCGCCTTCAGATCCTGAGTTCTACAAAGAAGTTGTTAGATACATTGGTAAGACCGTATTCTTGGGTGATGCGGACCTAAACATATCAACCGTTCGCTGCTGTTACAGTAAGTTGGACGGTCTTGCACTTGAAAAAATCGTCGGTACCAAGAGAACCGGTGTCTTGACTCATGGGCAAAATGAGACATACGAGTTTAAGTAA